The uncultured Bacteroides sp. genome has a segment encoding these proteins:
- a CDS encoding DJ-1 family glyoxalase III, protein MGTVYVFLAEGFEEIEAISVIDILRRAGIYTKTISITGNKIVLGAHAIPVVSENIFEEENFAKAEMLILPGGMPGASGLDAHKGLRELILDFAKANKPLAAICAAPLVYGNLGLLKGKLATCYPGFEKFLEGALLTRENAVVRDGLLITAEGPAAAPAFALEIVAFFAGKEKANEIAKGMIVRN, encoded by the coding sequence ATGGGAACAGTTTATGTTTTTTTAGCTGAGGGCTTTGAAGAAATAGAGGCCATCTCTGTGATCGATATTTTACGTCGTGCAGGTATATACACAAAAACTATTTCGATAACGGGAAATAAAATTGTATTGGGTGCGCATGCCATTCCTGTTGTCTCTGAAAATATTTTTGAAGAAGAAAATTTTGCAAAAGCCGAGATGCTTATACTTCCCGGTGGAATGCCCGGTGCTTCCGGGCTAGATGCCCACAAGGGTTTGCGTGAACTTATTCTTGATTTTGCAAAAGCGAATAAGCCTTTGGCAGCTATATGTGCAGCCCCACTGGTTTATGGAAATCTGGGCTTGCTTAAAGGAAAACTGGCGACTTGTTACCCCGGATTTGAAAAGTTTCTTGAAGGTGCCTTGTTAACCCGAGAAAATGCAGTAGTTAGAGACGGTTTGTTAATAACAGCCGAAGGACCTGCTGCCGCTCCTGCTTTCGCTTTGGAAATTGTAGCTTTCTTTGCGGGCAAAGAAAAAGCAAACGAAATAGCTAAAGGGATGATTGTCAGAAACTAA
- a CDS encoding 2-C-methyl-D-erythritol 4-phosphate cytidylyltransferase: MKKQIIIVAGGKGLRMGGEIPKQFLPVNGKPVLMLTLETFHRFDPGMKIILVLPREQQAYWKELCEKHHFEISYLLADGGDTRFHSVKNGLSLADDDGVIGIHDGVRPFVSQEVIACCFDTACSKEAAIPVIGVVETVRKLNGEDSETVDRNNYKLVQTPQVFATSLLKRAYDQEYSSRFTDDASVVEAMGIKVMLVPGNRENIKITTPFDLIIANALANV; the protein is encoded by the coding sequence ATGAAAAAACAAATAATAATAGTGGCAGGCGGAAAAGGCTTGCGTATGGGAGGAGAAATTCCAAAACAGTTTCTTCCGGTCAATGGCAAACCGGTATTGATGCTTACACTGGAAACATTTCATCGTTTTGATCCTGGAATGAAGATTATACTTGTTTTACCTCGTGAACAACAGGCTTATTGGAAGGAATTGTGCGAGAAGCATCACTTCGAAATCTCTTATTTATTAGCTGATGGGGGCGATACTCGCTTTCATTCGGTGAAAAACGGATTGTCTCTGGCAGATGATGATGGAGTGATTGGCATTCACGACGGGGTTCGTCCTTTTGTTTCTCAAGAGGTGATTGCTTGCTGTTTTGATACAGCATGCTCTAAGGAAGCTGCTATTCCGGTGATTGGCGTAGTGGAAACAGTGCGTAAATTGAATGGGGAGGACAGTGAAACGGTGGACCGGAATAACTATAAACTGGTACAGACACCTCAGGTCTTTGCTACTTCTTTATTAAAACGTGCTTATGATCAGGAATATTCTTCCCGGTTCACAGATGATGCTTCAGTGGTAGAAGCAATGGGAATAAAGGTTATGTTAGTACCCGGTAACAGAGAAAATATAAAGATCACTACGCCTTTTGATCTGATAATAGCTAACGCATTAGCGAATGTTTGA
- the recG gene encoding ATP-dependent DNA helicase RecG, which yields MFDITTRDIKYLTGVGPNKAAILNKELAIFSLHDLLYYFPYKYVDRSRLYYVHEIDGAMPYIQLKGQILGFETFGEGRQRRLVAHFSDGTGVVDLVWFQGIKFITGKYKVREEYIVFGKPTVYGGRINIAHPDIDNAADLTLSSMGLQPYYNTTEKMKRSFLNSNALLKLIEAAFLQIQSPLSETLNQAILSKHHLMSLTDALRNIHFPKNPELLRKAQMRLKFEELFYVQLNILRYSKDRQKKYRGYVFEHVGKAFNDFYSRNLPFELTGAQKRVVKEIRNDVGCGKQMNRLLQGDVGSGKTLVALMSMLIAIDNGYQACLMAPTEILANQHTETIKELLFGLNINVELLTGSVKGKKREKLLNDLLTGDIHILIGTHAVIEDNVTFSKLGLVVIDEQHRFGVAQRAKLWQKSVYPPHILVMTATPIPRTLAMTLYGDLDVSVIDELPPGRKPIATMHQFDNRRESLYSSIGKQIAEGRQIYIVYPLIKESEKIDLKNLEEGYLHICEAFPKYAVSKLHGKMKPAEKDVEMQRFVTGETQIMVATTVIEVGVNVPNASVMVIENAERFGLSQLHQLRGRVGRGADQSYCILVTSYKLSEETRKRLEIMVRTNDGFEIAEADLKLRGPGDLEGTQQSGIAFDLKIADLARDGQLLQYVRNIAQEIVDNDPDGVNPENEVLWRQLKSLRKTNVNWASIS from the coding sequence ATGTTTGATATAACTACACGAGATATAAAGTATTTAACCGGAGTAGGGCCCAACAAGGCTGCAATTCTGAATAAAGAACTGGCAATTTTTTCTTTGCACGATCTGCTTTACTATTTCCCATATAAGTATGTGGATAGAAGCAGGCTGTATTATGTGCACGAGATTGATGGTGCAATGCCTTATATTCAGCTTAAAGGACAGATTCTTGGATTTGAAACCTTTGGTGAGGGAAGACAAAGACGATTGGTGGCACACTTTTCTGATGGAACAGGTGTAGTAGATTTAGTCTGGTTTCAGGGAATAAAATTTATTACGGGTAAGTATAAAGTACGCGAGGAATACATTGTGTTTGGCAAGCCAACTGTTTATGGTGGACGAATCAATATTGCACATCCTGATATTGATAATGCAGCGGACTTAACATTATCGTCAATGGGATTGCAACCTTATTATAACACGACAGAGAAAATGAAACGCAGCTTTCTCAACTCAAATGCTTTGCTAAAGCTTATTGAGGCTGCATTCTTGCAAATACAGTCGCCATTGTCCGAAACTCTTAATCAGGCCATTCTTTCTAAACATCATTTAATGTCACTCACAGATGCATTGCGGAATATCCATTTCCCAAAGAATCCGGAGCTGTTGCGGAAGGCACAAATGCGTTTGAAATTTGAGGAGTTGTTTTATGTACAGCTAAACATATTACGTTATAGTAAGGACCGGCAGAAAAAATATCGCGGATATGTATTTGAACATGTTGGAAAGGCCTTTAATGATTTCTATTCTAGGAATCTTCCGTTTGAACTGACCGGAGCACAGAAACGAGTAGTTAAGGAGATACGCAATGATGTGGGTTGTGGCAAGCAAATGAATCGGCTTTTGCAGGGTGACGTGGGCAGCGGAAAAACACTGGTTGCGCTAATGAGTATGCTAATTGCAATAGATAATGGTTATCAGGCCTGTTTAATGGCTCCGACAGAAATTTTAGCTAATCAGCATACCGAAACGATTAAAGAATTACTTTTTGGACTTAATATTAATGTCGAACTACTGACGGGTTCTGTTAAAGGCAAAAAACGTGAGAAGCTATTAAATGATCTGCTTACGGGTGACATCCATATACTAATAGGCACACATGCGGTTATTGAAGATAATGTAACCTTTTCTAAGTTAGGATTGGTGGTCATTGATGAACAACATCGCTTTGGGGTAGCCCAACGAGCTAAATTATGGCAGAAAAGTGTTTATCCACCTCATATTCTGGTGATGACTGCAACTCCAATTCCCCGAACGCTTGCTATGACTCTCTACGGTGACCTTGATGTTTCTGTTATAGACGAACTCCCTCCGGGAAGAAAGCCAATTGCTACAATGCATCAGTTTGATAACCGTAGAGAAAGTCTCTATTCTTCTATCGGCAAACAAATCGCAGAAGGTCGCCAGATCTATATTGTCTATCCACTTATAAAGGAAAGTGAGAAGATAGATCTGAAAAATCTGGAAGAGGGTTATCTTCATATTTGCGAAGCTTTTCCTAAATATGCAGTGAGCAAGCTGCACGGAAAGATGAAACCTGCAGAGAAAGATGTCGAGATGCAGCGCTTTGTTACAGGTGAAACCCAAATTATGGTTGCTACTACTGTAATAGAAGTGGGAGTAAATGTGCCCAATGCTTCGGTTATGGTGATAGAAAATGCGGAGAGATTCGGACTTTCTCAACTGCATCAGTTACGTGGAAGGGTAGGAAGAGGTGCTGATCAGTCGTACTGCATTCTGGTTACTAGCTATAAACTCTCAGAGGAAACCCGCAAACGATTAGAAATAATGGTTCGTACTAATGATGGATTTGAAATAGCAGAAGCTGATTTGAAGTTACGGGGGCCGGGAGATCTTGAAGGAACACAGCAAAGTGGAATAGCTTTCGATCTGAAGATTGCCGATTTAGCTCGTGACGGACAACTCTTGCAATATGTACGAAATATTGCACAGGAGATTGTCGATAATGACCCCGATGGGGTTAACCCTGAAAATGAAGTGCTGTGGAGGCAACTTAAAAGTTTGCGTAAAACCAATGTAAACTGGGCTTCTATTAGTTGA
- the ndk gene encoding nucleoside-diphosphate kinase: MEKTLVILKPCTLQRGLVGEITTRFERKGLRLAGMKMVQLTDEILSEHYSHLSAKSFFQRVKDSMMTAPVIICCFEGVDAIQVVRTLAGPTNGRLAAPGTIRGDFSMSFQENIVHASDSPETAKAELNRFFKPDELFEYKQATFDYLYACDEF, from the coding sequence ATGGAAAAAACCTTGGTAATATTAAAGCCTTGTACCCTTCAAAGAGGGTTGGTTGGCGAGATAACCACACGTTTCGAACGTAAAGGTTTGCGATTGGCAGGAATGAAAATGGTTCAATTAACTGATGAGATTCTAAGTGAGCATTATTCACATCTTAGTGCAAAATCATTCTTTCAGCGTGTGAAAGATTCTATGATGACAGCCCCTGTTATTATTTGCTGCTTTGAAGGTGTGGATGCAATTCAAGTCGTTCGTACGTTGGCTGGACCAACCAACGGGCGTTTGGCCGCTCCCGGAACAATTAGAGGTGATTTTAGTATGAGCTTTCAAGAAAATATAGTTCATGCATCAGATTCACCCGAAACTGCGAAAGCAGAGCTAAACCGATTTTTTAAACCCGATGAACTCTTCGAGTATAAACAGGCTACATTTGATTATTTGTATGCTTGCGATGAGTTTTAA
- a CDS encoding M23 family metallopeptidase — protein MNFICIKTMLVAAAAMVSLSSFSQDLIARQAPIDRKLKSVDSLALQRQIRAEQATYPAFSLYPNWDNEYVHAYGKTAIVPETFTFDLRGFCMPTPSRKITSPFGPRWRRMHNGLDLKVEIGDTIRAAFDGKVRVVKYEAKGYGNYIVLRHNNGLETVYGHLSKQLVQPDQIVKAGEIIGLGGNTGHSTGSHLHFETRFLGIAINPALMFDFPNQDVVADSYTFRRSGSKYDRPGSTAVASSSKSDDVIKYHKVHRGDTLSKVAKLRGVSISELCQMNGLNKRSKLKPGQVLRCS, from the coding sequence ATGAATTTTATTTGCATTAAAACAATGTTAGTAGCAGCAGCCGCAATGGTAAGCTTGAGTTCTTTTTCTCAAGACTTGATTGCGCGTCAGGCTCCTATTGATAGAAAATTAAAGAGTGTTGATTCCTTAGCATTACAAAGACAGATAAGAGCTGAACAAGCAACTTATCCTGCATTTAGCTTATACCCTAATTGGGATAATGAGTATGTACACGCTTATGGGAAGACAGCAATTGTACCCGAGACTTTTACTTTTGATTTAAGAGGTTTCTGCATGCCAACTCCAAGCAGAAAAATAACATCACCATTCGGTCCCCGTTGGAGAAGAATGCATAATGGACTAGACTTGAAGGTAGAAATCGGCGATACTATTCGTGCTGCTTTTGATGGTAAAGTACGTGTGGTAAAATATGAAGCCAAAGGATATGGAAACTATATTGTGCTTCGTCACAATAATGGATTGGAAACTGTTTATGGACACCTTTCAAAGCAATTAGTGCAACCAGATCAGATTGTAAAGGCTGGTGAAATTATAGGATTAGGTGGTAATACAGGACACTCAACAGGTTCTCACCTTCACTTCGAAACACGCTTTTTAGGAATTGCTATTAATCCGGCATTGATGTTTGATTTTCCAAATCAGGACGTTGTGGCTGATTCATATACTTTTAGAAGATCAGGAAGCAAATATGATCGTCCGGGATCAACAGCTGTAGCTTCTTCTTCTAAATCTGATGATGTAATTAAATACCATAAAGTGCATAGAGGTGATACTCTTTCAAAGGTTGCCAAACTTAGAGGGGTTTCAATTAGTGAACTATGTCAGATGAATGGATTAAATAAGAGATCTAAACTTAAACCAGGTCAGGTATTACGTTGCTCATAA
- a CDS encoding DUF1599 domain-containing protein — MKDTKQQFEHVITLCRDLFSKKLHDYGPAWRILRPASVTDQIFIKANRIRSIETKGVSLIDEGIRSEFIAIVNYGLIGLIQLELGYAESADISVDEALALYDKYAASALELMLAKNHDYDEAWRSMRVTSYTDLILMKIYRTKQIESLSGQTLVSEGIDANYMDMINYSVFGLIKIEFGDTDTAK, encoded by the coding sequence ATGAAAGATACTAAACAACAATTTGAACATGTAATTACTCTTTGTCGTGATCTGTTCTCAAAGAAACTTCACGATTACGGGCCTGCATGGCGTATTCTGAGACCGGCTTCAGTAACAGATCAGATTTTTATTAAAGCAAATAGAATCCGGTCTATTGAAACAAAAGGAGTCTCATTGATTGATGAAGGCATACGGTCAGAGTTTATTGCTATTGTGAATTATGGCCTAATCGGATTGATTCAGTTAGAATTGGGATATGCAGAATCTGCCGATATTAGTGTTGATGAAGCTTTAGCTCTTTATGATAAATATGCTGCATCTGCTCTGGAACTGATGTTGGCTAAAAACCATGATTATGATGAGGCTTGGAGATCAATGAGAGTAACTTCTTATACGGATCTTATATTAATGAAGATTTACAGAACTAAGCAGATCGAAAGTTTGTCTGGGCAAACTCTTGTATCAGAAGGAATAGATGCCAATTATATGGATATGATTAATTATTCAGTGTTTGGCTTGATCAAAATAGAATTTGGAGACACAGATACAGCAAAATAG
- a CDS encoding BT_3928 family protein, protein METQIQQNRILNVWVNLCRFVLSIVFVFSGFVKAVDPLGSTYKIQDYAEAFGLGSLVPGFLPFFLAVFLAVFEFSMGGYLFFGIRKKTSTTLTLLMMLFMTPLTLYLAIKNPVSDCGCFGDALLLTNWQSFGKNIVLLIASVSCFIWNGRILRLVSEKTQWLVALYVISFGLILSIYCYNNLPILDFRPYKIGISIPKSMSIPDGAKKSVYENTFTLEKNGERKEFSLENYPDSTWKFIDTKTVLKEKGYEPPIHDFSITEAETGEDITGKVLNDKGYTFLLIAHRIENADDNDIDLINEIYDYSVENGYAFYCLTSSLDEQIEQWKSKTGAEYPFCFTDDVTLKTIIRSNPGLVLIKNGVILNKWHHSNLPDEYTLSGKLEKLDIGKQKKVDDTHTIVLVALWFLVPLLFVLGLDILIIKRLDKKRRRNLINPLINKKMRKNIVAGNWKMNMTLAEGLALAKDLNEVLANEKPNCDVIIGTPFIHLASVAAAIDTNKIGVAAQNCADKVSGAYTGEVSAAMVASTGAKYVILGHSERRAYYHETAEILKEKVTLALANGLTPIFCIGEVLEERESGKQNEVVFAQLSGSLFELSAEDFSKIILAYEPVWAIGTGKTATADQAQEIHAYIRSTIVEKYGKEVAENTSILYGGSCKASNAKELFANIDVDGGLIGGASLKAADFKGIIDAFNA, encoded by the coding sequence TTGGAGACACAGATACAGCAAAATAGAATTTTGAATGTATGGGTAAACCTTTGCCGGTTTGTTCTCAGCATCGTTTTTGTTTTCTCGGGATTCGTGAAAGCTGTAGATCCACTTGGCTCTACTTATAAGATTCAGGATTATGCTGAGGCTTTTGGGTTAGGTTCCCTGGTGCCAGGTTTTCTTCCCTTTTTTCTAGCTGTCTTTTTAGCTGTTTTTGAATTCTCAATGGGAGGATATCTCTTTTTCGGAATTCGAAAAAAAACAAGCACAACATTGACTCTTTTGATGATGTTGTTTATGACCCCCTTAACTCTTTATCTGGCCATAAAAAATCCAGTCTCAGATTGCGGCTGTTTTGGCGATGCTTTGCTGTTAACTAATTGGCAGTCTTTCGGTAAAAATATAGTGTTGCTTATAGCTTCTGTCTCTTGCTTTATATGGAATGGCAGGATATTAAGACTGGTAAGCGAGAAAACCCAATGGCTGGTTGCTTTGTATGTAATATCGTTTGGACTGATTCTTTCTATTTATTGTTATAACAATTTGCCGATTTTAGATTTTCGTCCTTACAAAATAGGCATTAGTATTCCGAAAAGTATGTCTATCCCCGATGGAGCAAAGAAAAGTGTTTATGAGAATACTTTTACTCTTGAGAAGAATGGGGAAAGAAAAGAGTTCTCATTAGAGAATTATCCAGATAGTACCTGGAAATTTATTGATACCAAAACGGTTCTAAAAGAGAAAGGATATGAACCTCCGATTCATGATTTCTCAATAACTGAGGCTGAAACGGGAGAAGATATTACAGGTAAAGTGTTGAATGATAAAGGATACACTTTCTTATTAATAGCTCATAGAATTGAAAATGCTGATGATAATGATATTGATCTGATAAATGAAATTTATGATTATTCTGTAGAAAACGGATATGCATTTTATTGTCTTACCTCTTCTTTAGATGAGCAGATTGAGCAATGGAAAAGTAAAACCGGGGCAGAATATCCTTTTTGTTTTACTGATGATGTTACTTTGAAAACAATAATCCGTTCCAATCCTGGATTGGTACTGATTAAGAATGGAGTGATACTGAATAAGTGGCATCATTCTAACTTGCCGGATGAGTATACACTTTCTGGAAAACTTGAAAAACTTGATATTGGAAAACAAAAGAAAGTTGATGATACGCATACAATAGTTTTAGTTGCGTTATGGTTTCTAGTACCTCTTTTGTTTGTATTGGGACTAGATATATTGATTATTAAACGTTTGGATAAAAAGAGAAGAAGGAATTTAATTAACCCTTTAATAAATAAAAAAATGAGAAAGAACATTGTTGCAGGTAACTGGAAAATGAACATGACCCTTGCTGAAGGATTGGCATTGGCAAAAGATTTAAACGAAGTTTTGGCTAACGAAAAACCAAACTGTGATGTAATTATTGGTACTCCTTTTATTCATCTTGCATCTGTCGCTGCTGCTATTGATACAAATAAAATAGGTGTTGCTGCTCAAAACTGTGCAGACAAAGTGTCTGGCGCATATACAGGAGAAGTTTCTGCTGCTATGGTTGCTTCAACAGGTGCAAAGTATGTTATCCTTGGTCACTCAGAACGTCGTGCTTACTATCACGAAACTGCTGAAATCCTTAAAGAAAAGGTGACTTTAGCTTTAGCTAACGGATTAACTCCAATTTTCTGTATTGGTGAAGTTCTTGAAGAACGTGAATCAGGAAAGCAGAATGAAGTAGTTTTTGCTCAGTTATCAGGTTCTTTATTTGAACTGTCTGCTGAAGACTTTTCTAAAATAATTTTAGCTTATGAACCAGTATGGGCTATTGGTACAGGTAAAACTGCTACTGCAGATCAAGCTCAGGAAATTCACGCTTATATCCGTTCTACAATCGTAGAAAAGTATGGTAAGGAAGTTGCTGAAAATACTTCGATCTTGTATGGTGGTAGCTGTAAAGCTTCTAATGCAAAAGAATTATTTGCAAATATTGATGTTGATGGTGGTCTTATTGGTGGTGCTTCATTGAAGGCTGCTGATTTTAAAGGTATCATCGATGCTTTTAATGCATAA
- a CDS encoding SPOR domain-containing protein, which produces MQAQNNIIKSLEHYEAGCGTITIHQDSRLDALLGVRHINTGTSGETKVLKESGFRIQVYAGGDSRDSKSSAYEMSGHVKALFPELSVYILFQSPRWLCQVGDYKTMEEAYAMMRKMKQAGAFNEASIVRSQIIIPL; this is translated from the coding sequence ATGCAGGCGCAGAATAATATTATTAAAAGCCTGGAACATTATGAAGCTGGCTGTGGAACGATAACAATTCATCAGGATAGTCGTTTAGATGCTTTATTAGGTGTGAGGCATATAAATACGGGAACTTCCGGAGAGACAAAAGTACTGAAGGAATCTGGATTTAGAATTCAAGTTTATGCAGGAGGTGATTCTCGTGATTCAAAAAGTTCAGCTTATGAAATGAGTGGGCATGTAAAGGCTCTTTTTCCTGAACTTTCGGTTTACATACTCTTTCAATCGCCCCGTTGGTTATGTCAGGTGGGTGACTATAAAACGATGGAAGAAGCCTATGCTATGATGAGAAAGATGAAACAAGCCGGAGCTTTTAATGAAGCTTCTATAGTTAGATCACAAATTATTATACCTTTATAG
- the folE gene encoding GTP cyclohydrolase I FolE — MMNQEEALNVQIEELKKNYHNIITLLGEDVDREGLLKTPERVAKAMLTLTRGYGEDPHEVLRSAKFKEDYNQMVIVKDIDFFSLCEHHMLPFYGKVHVAYIPNGYITGLSKIARVVDIFSHRLQVQERMTLQIKECIQNTLNPLGVMVVVEAKHMCMQMRGVEKQNAITTTSDFSGAFKNSTTRSEFMDLIAHK; from the coding sequence ATGATGAATCAAGAAGAAGCTTTGAACGTTCAAATTGAAGAATTAAAGAAAAACTATCATAATATTATAACATTATTAGGTGAAGACGTTGACCGTGAAGGATTGCTGAAGACTCCCGAACGTGTAGCTAAAGCTATGCTTACCCTAACTCGGGGATATGGTGAAGATCCACATGAAGTACTCCGCTCTGCTAAATTTAAAGAAGATTATAATCAAATGGTGATAGTCAAAGATATTGATTTCTTCTCTTTATGCGAACATCATATGCTTCCCTTTTACGGCAAAGTTCATGTAGCTTATATCCCAAACGGTTATATAACAGGATTGAGCAAAATTGCTCGTGTGGTGGATATCTTCTCTCATCGGTTGCAGGTACAAGAACGAATGACTCTTCAAATAAAAGAGTGTATACAGAATACGCTGAATCCTTTAGGAGTAATGGTTGTTGTTGAAGCAAAACATATGTGTATGCAAATGCGTGGTGTGGAAAAACAGAATGCTATAACTACTACATCAGATTTTTCAGGAGCCTTTAAGAATTCAACAACTCGTAGTGAGTTCATGGATTTGATAGCTCATAAATAA
- the dnaG gene encoding DNA primase encodes MIDQATIDRIIDAAQIVDVVSEFVTLRKRGVNYVGLCPFHNEKTPSFSVSPSKGLCKCFSCGKGGNAVHFIMEHEQLSYYEALKFLAKKYNIEIKERELSNEEKQAQNNRESMFIVNTFARDYFQDILTNHIDGKSIGMAYFRQRGFRDDIIKKFQLGFSTDSRDALAQEGQRKGYKKEFLLKTGLCYERDDHTLNDRFRGRVIFPVHTLSGKVVAFGGRILNADKKIAKYVNSPESEIYHKSNELYGIYFAKQAIVKQDRCFLVEGYTDVISMHQSGVENVVASSGTSLTSGQIRLIHRFTNNITVIYDGDMAGIKASIRGIDMLLEEGMSIKVMLLPDGDDPDSFARKHNATDFQAYITAHEVDFIRFKANLLLDEAGKDPMKRAELIADIVKSISVIPEAIVRSVYIRECSQLLRVEEKLLQIEMGKLIEKQNEKTNKSAYNDVPPPYIPEDIVPEEVYQSFIPEGEKEGREFYEYERLIMSTLVRYGEKVMCNMTTEEGEEAPVTVIEYVINDLKQDELNFHDPLHRKILSEARMHLKDNNFICERYFIAHQDPLISKLAAELSSDRDQLSKYHTKGQHIVTDDERLHELVPSLMTSFKNAIIEEELKHIMYALQDPENSKSEEKYTAIIKRYMDVQRIRDIMAKRLGDRVVLRK; translated from the coding sequence ATGATTGATCAAGCCACCATAGATAGAATAATAGATGCAGCACAAATTGTTGATGTAGTGTCTGAATTTGTCACATTACGCAAACGAGGTGTGAATTATGTTGGTCTTTGCCCTTTCCATAATGAAAAAACGCCTTCATTCAGCGTGTCACCATCAAAGGGATTATGCAAATGTTTTAGTTGTGGAAAAGGTGGAAACGCTGTACATTTCATCATGGAACACGAACAGCTATCATACTATGAAGCATTAAAATTTCTTGCAAAGAAATATAACATTGAAATAAAAGAGAGGGAATTAAGTAACGAAGAGAAACAAGCACAGAATAATCGTGAAAGCATGTTTATTGTTAACACCTTTGCACGTGACTATTTCCAAGATATTTTAACAAATCATATAGACGGAAAGTCTATTGGTATGGCGTACTTCAGACAAAGAGGATTCCGTGATGACATTATAAAAAAATTCCAGCTTGGATTCAGCACAGACTCACGTGATGCATTAGCTCAGGAAGGACAAAGAAAAGGATACAAAAAAGAATTTCTTCTAAAAACCGGCTTGTGCTATGAAAGAGATGACCATACTCTTAATGACCGCTTCAGGGGTAGGGTTATATTTCCTGTCCACACACTCTCCGGTAAAGTAGTAGCTTTTGGCGGGCGAATTCTGAATGCCGACAAGAAAATTGCGAAATATGTAAATTCTCCAGAATCTGAAATTTATCATAAAAGCAATGAGCTCTATGGCATTTATTTTGCCAAACAAGCTATTGTAAAACAAGACCGATGTTTCCTGGTAGAAGGATATACAGATGTTATCTCCATGCACCAATCTGGTGTGGAAAACGTTGTTGCCTCTTCTGGAACATCGTTAACTTCCGGTCAAATTAGATTAATTCATCGCTTTACAAATAACATCACAGTTATTTATGATGGAGATATGGCTGGAATCAAAGCATCAATACGTGGTATCGACATGCTATTGGAAGAGGGAATGAGCATTAAGGTTATGTTACTACCTGACGGTGATGACCCGGATTCATTTGCACGCAAGCATAACGCAACCGATTTTCAGGCTTATATTACTGCCCATGAAGTCGATTTTATTCGGTTCAAGGCTAACTTACTACTCGATGAAGCTGGAAAAGACCCGATGAAACGCGCTGAGTTAATAGCAGATATTGTTAAAAGTATATCTGTTATTCCAGAAGCCATTGTCAGATCCGTATATATCCGGGAATGTAGCCAACTATTAAGAGTCGAAGAGAAACTACTCCAGATTGAAATGGGGAAATTGATTGAAAAGCAAAATGAGAAAACAAACAAGTCGGCTTACAATGATGTGCCCCCTCCCTATATTCCTGAAGATATAGTTCCAGAAGAAGTCTATCAATCATTCATTCCAGAAGGAGAAAAAGAAGGTCGTGAATTCTATGAATACGAGCGTCTTATCATGAGTACACTTGTAAGATACGGAGAAAAAGTTATGTGTAATATGACAACTGAAGAGGGAGAAGAAGCCCCTGTTACTGTCATCGAATATGTAATCAATGACTTAAAACAAGACGAATTAAATTTCCATGATCCGCTTCATCGAAAGATCCTTTCTGAAGCAAGAATGCATTTAAAAGATAATAATTTTATCTGCGAAAGATATTTTATTGCACACCAAGATCCATTAATCAGTAAGCTAGCAGCAGAACTTTCGAGTGATCGCGACCAGCTAAGTAAATATCACACCAAAGGGCAGCATATAGTAACAGACGATGAACGATTACACGAATTAGTACCTTCCCTTATGACAAGTTTTAAGAATGCCATTATTGAGGAGGAACTAAAACACATCATGTATGCACTTCAAGATCCTGAGAATAGCAAATCTGAAGAAAAATATACGGCCATAATAAAACGCTATATGGATGTACAAAGAATACGTGATATAATGGCCAAAAGACTTGGTGATAGAGTCGTTCTAAGAAAATAA